One region of Tachysurus fulvidraco isolate hzauxx_2018 chromosome 9, HZAU_PFXX_2.0, whole genome shotgun sequence genomic DNA includes:
- the LOC125145584 gene encoding uncharacterized protein LOC125145584, whose protein sequence is MLNKNPVCVTGPNVNYMRNNYGPDSVSQLLRWVTECGFPDGGSFSLKQLDLLKGNLTQMERDNVGKKKKSRVEINWTAFHLWKLEAEKRFQKAQCTPKRASIQYVQNTQSTISNSQSLQCLKSFSDDPDLDGPPPRPRLAAAASCRQVCADLEPARVEPKESPLPPPKAVKADPPSPPIADRTRQKDKQKETTDLEPVREEASIPEVNEKLQSVITMPMVEVAGPDGDPMLVHRPWTLKDIEHAHEHLPDPREVGGKKFGVELERFCKEFRPTSLELRRLLGRKLASDITRIKYEWPDENLCMRHPDHESGRNATYYNFVTELREACCEAFPVKMDMTKIALCKQQDSETVAQYLHRLTEVHNAHSGLTAPENE, encoded by the coding sequence atgctcaataaaaacccagtgtgtgtcactggacctaatgtgaattatatgagaaataattatggtCCTGATTCTGTGTCACAATTGCTGCGGTGGGTGACGGAGTGTGGCTTCCCAGATGGCGGCAGTTTTAGCTTGAAGCAGTTAGATTTGCTGAAAGGTAACCTGACCCAAATGGAAAGAGATAATgttgggaagaagaagaagagcagggtagaaataaactggacagcttttcacttgtggaagttagaggctgaaaaaaggtttcaaaaagcacaatgtactCCAAAGAGAGCatctatacaatatgtacagaatacacaaagtacaataagtaactcacaaagtctccagtgtcttaagTCTTTTTCAGATGATCCTGACCTGGATGGACCGCCTCCTCGACCACGTCTGGCAGCGGCTGCGTCATGTCGACAGGTGTGCGCAGATCTGGAGCCAGCTCGTGTGGAGCCGAAGGAGAGTCCACTGCCTCCACCGAAGGCAGTTAAGGCTGACCCACCCTCTCCACCGATCGCGGATCGTACACGCCAGAAAGACAAGCAAAAGGAGACTACGGATCTTGAACCTGTCAGAGAAGAGGCTTCGATTCCAGAGGTCAACGAGAAACTTCAGAGTGTGATTACAATGCCCATGGTGGAAGTAGCAGGGCCGGATGGAGACCCTATGTTAGTACACCGTCCGTGGACACTAAAGGACATTGAGCATGCTCATGAGCACCTCCCTGACCCGAGAGAAGTGGGGGGGAAAAAGTTTGGTGTGGAGTTGGAACGTTTCTGCAAAGAATTTCGTCCCACCTCTCTTGAACTGAGGCGCCTGCTGGGAAGAAAACTAGCATCTGACATAACGCGGATTAAGTATGAATggccggatgaaaatctgtgcatgagacatcCAGATCATGAGAGCGGGAGGAATGCGACGTACTATAACTTCGTAACGGAATTACGTGAAGCGTGTTGTGAGGCTTTTCCAgtgaagatggatatgacaaagattgcgctgtgcaaacagcaggacagcgagacagttgcgcaatatctTCATCGCCTCACGGAagtacacaacgcgcacagcggCCTTACTGCCCCCGAGAATGAGTGA